A region of the Chelmon rostratus isolate fCheRos1 chromosome 1, fCheRos1.pri, whole genome shotgun sequence genome:
AAACAAGACTTCAAGCACCTCATAGTTCATTTCTGTGTCTCGACAGCTGTCACCAGCCTTTCCTCGATAATTCAGCGTATCTCTTTGTTACATTACCTTCAGTCTTGTCCCGAACGTGCGGAGAGGAGAGTTTACTCTTCACGCGGATACACAACGTATGATCTTTGCAGTCATCCTACTTCCTgctttcaaaaacacatcagagagtATATAACAGACAATCGAGGCAAGATAATCATTTTCAGCTAAACACGTAGACACAGATTGTCAACCCGTCATTTTGCTGTAGCGCTACAAATCATAAGAATATAAATATTTACAATGGCACTAAGTGTTTAAACTGACTGAATACTTCCTTTGCTACTGAAGCTACTGTGAGCTGTGAAGTCAACACAAACGCGCACGTCTTCCTGAGCCAAAACTTCAGTTGTTTAGCTGAGGCGGtaactgctgtgtgttaatgtaaTTTTTATTCGAAGACAGAAGGAAATCACAACTTCACTTCATGTATGTTTTATCTTTAGAGTGATATCCCCCTTTGACAACTATAAGGCTGTGTGCGGCTCACTAAATAACTGTCTAGAAAAATcgaaataaaatagaatagaaacTTGCGCATGCGCACTTTAGAAAGCAATGGCTTGCGTTTAGAGCAGGAAGTGAATCGTCAACTAAAGTAGCGTCTCCGACAAAAATGTTAAGCTATTTAAAAACTGTAGACGGAGCAAGCTCGCTTGTCATTACTTTGTCCATAGTCCACCCACTTATTCCTCCATTTAACTATGACATATGCGTTTAGTCAACCAGTTTTTTACACAAGGGTTTCCCGATGTTTCTTCTGTTCTGAGATGTTTATAACGAGTCTGTTGTGACACACATTCCTGTCCGTTCTTGAAGCTTTCTATCAGAGCCAGCACACATTAAACATTACGCTAAACTAGTTCACAGCTCCACGCTGTGCCACAGCTTGAGAAAACTCGTAAACATGAGTGCGGATGAGTGAGAAAAACACGTTGACATTTCAGTCCCCGGCTGCGTTTCACCGTCGCCTCTCTGCAGAGCGGTTTGTTGACAGATGACGCTTCATGACGCACGCTCGCCCCGCCTCTCTGGGCGGGACGTGGTGACGTTCAGGACGCAGCCTGGACTCTCGCCGATAAACAACTTCGAGATCAAAACAATCTctgaagaagagcagcaaagaCCCTGTTTGCGCACCGACCACACCCGAGGCAAAACTCAGCTTTATCTGGTCAGGTAGGTCCAGTTGGAAACCTCATCACTTCACAACATGGCCTTTCTTGAGCCTTGGACTTCATTTGTCTATTGTTCTCTAACTACACTCTTCGCGGCGATGTGGTGTCTTTGCGGCCGTCGCTTGCTTTTTTGGGCTGAATGTCGTCGGTATTGTGATGTACTGTGTGTTACAGCAGGACCACATTCTCCACTTGGAAAAAGTCGCCCGATGCCAGCAGCCGTGATTGCAAGACGTGAAGCAATGCTCATTTCTGAGCGCCCAGTCAGCTGTTTTGCTCTGAATATCATATAAAAGGCGTGCTGAGATGATGGCACGGACAGGGGTTGTTGCATTAATCTGGGTGAGGGGACAGTGTCCCGCAgtatgtctgtgtttacagGGAGGGGTCGATCAGACACTGACAAACAGGCAGGGAGGCATCCAGACACCAGGAGGGGAAAACACGGGTCTATTTATGGACCTATGTTTGTCTTAACCGACAACAACAGAAAGTTACCAGTCCATGTAATATATGTGCAATATATCGTAGTATACTCAAACCAGAATATATCCTGGGATATACCTGATGACACTTTGAACAGCTAAGGGAGGAAAAGGCCTTCTGCGATCAGCTGACAGAAGGATTTGATAAGTGAATAATGCAGCTGCATTAGAGCTTCACACACTGTATTGGATAAATACTAAGAGTTCAATGTCTTTGACAACTTTGACTTATTTGACAGGAAGAAGTCTCAGCTTTAGCCAATAATGAAATAGTGTATTACAACAGCAATACGTAATATAAAGAGACCTAAATATTTTAGCCCAAGTATGACATGGAAACCTGTACCGAGgactcaaaaacaaacatagtTTTTCCCATATTGCGTGAAGAAGTGTCACAGAGTAACTTGGAACAAATCTAAACCAGCGTCGCAGATTATATAATATTGCTGCAGTCAGCGTAATTTCAGCCTCCTATATCATGGTGCTACTTCAGCTGTTTCAGTGCTAAACCTACGTCACAGTCACGTCACGGCTCGGGCTGCTGGGCTCTCTGAGCCGGTACAGTGGAGGCAGTTGTTGACACAGAGCAGCCCTGTGTGGTGTTTTCCTGGGGCAGCCTCAGGGGGGCGCCATTTGCAACGTTAATTTGCAAAAGACTTGAGCAGTGAGGAGGTACAGGAGGAGGATGTTATTTCATGTCATCAGATGAGGTGAAACTTTCCCTCCACTGTGTCTCTGGTGCATTCTTGCTATTCACCAGTTTGCTGTGGTTCATTTACAGACTGTCATAGGGGCACGAAGATGATCGGAAAGATTCTCTCTCAACTGCTTGGGAACGCTGGCGAGGATTTTGAGGCAGACAACGACACTTATGAGGAGCTGATGGAGTTcgaggagggaggatggatcATTGTTAATCTCCCAGGTGAGAGACAAAACCCTGCTAGAGGTGCAGCAGTATGTTATTGACATGGatatcatttaaaatgttctcGGCTCAGTGAGGGTGCTCATACTGATGAAAACTGATCTGTTTGAACCGGGATGTTACACTGCGCAGAGAGCGAGCTGCTATCGGCCCCTGTGGTGGATCCCCTCGAGAACCTCCTGATTGAGCACCCCAGCATGTCTGTCTACCAGATGAGATGCAGGATgggtggagcagaggaggaggagttgggctctgaggaagacgaagaggaCACCACCAGGTTACTGCCCATCTCCACATCTAgctcacacacatttgtcttAGACCTTGAGTCCAAAATGAATAACCACTGACAGAGTCATATCACGCTTGAAATTGTATTTAAACtgcaattttaaaataaaactattaTAGACTGTTCCAGACGCTAAGAGGTACAGAGCCTCTTTGCAGCTCTTGAAGTCAACTGCCTAAAAGTCGTTGCACATGTGCTGTCAGGAGTATTCGGCGGCTTTATTTCAGCAAAAATAGCAGTACTACAATAAAAAATAGTACATTAAAAGTAGAAGCCCTGCATTTAGAATCTTAAGTAAAACCATGTAAGTATTATTAATAGGCTGCATTTATAAACTATGGCACTTTTCTTGTGTTACGACCACCAAAAGCGCTTTCCAACACTAGTCGGCATTCAcccagaggcagcagaggcagcagaggctaCCATGCAAGGTGCCACATGCTCATCAGGAGTGTTAACCAttcatgcacccacacacatctATAACAGTGCGTTATATTTTACTaacttattttttaaatctttttttctttaatctacAATCCTAAAGAAGTATCttaaagtaactagtaactatgGCAGATGGATGTAGTGAGGTGCAATGTACAATATTTACTTCTGAAATGTAGTGTAGAGAAATACTAAGTACCACAAAAGGGAGGTACAAGTATCTCACAACTATACTTAGCTACAGGActagagtaaatgtacttggttacatTCCACAACTGCATCTGTGTAATTGAAGAAAGATAGTTACCTTTTCACAATGGTATGGCTGCTTGTGGCTCATCCTTGGGTGAGGTTTCCTCTTCATCGAATGTTTCAGTGCTTCTCACCACGTTACGAAGCCACAGCCACACAAAATATGTTATCCACTACCTCCACCATCCAAATATGGACGAGAGGTTGCCAGCCCATATTGTCACCTGGCGGCCCTCGGCCACATCCAGCcggcagaatattaatgaatgtaGAAAACgtgtgcacacattttcttttcaacaaCACGTGGAAATGTAGTTCACTAACAGTCTAAGCTTTGAGTGATCAGTCAGAGGATGAGAAGTCCTTCAGCGAAGTCAAGCATAAGCTTTTATGCTTAACAAACAATTTTGTCGAGCTGTGTTTGGGATGGCTGACATGTATTTGCACAACTTTCGAACACACAAGCATCAAGACTGATTTAATACTAATGCTGATATTAACGGTAATCTCAAGATTTAATCCAAAACTAACCTCTTGAGAAATGAGGACCATCCAAAACCTTGCAGATGTGTCTTCACATTTAGGTCTAAGTCTTACATTGGTTTTCAGAAGGTTAGAAGAGCCATGTGCTGAGAGTTGGCATACAACTTAGACACTTATCTCTCATACAGTATTTCACCTAATGTTTCACAAATACAGACCGTAACCcgcctgtctgctgtgtttgtccaggCCCGTGGCAGTGAGGCGGCACATATCCTGGCGTCTGGCTGCCTGGGGAATTCCTCTACCCTGCAACATCCATCTGCTGGCTGTCCAGAGGGCCAGGGCCCAGGCCGAGCGCAAGAAGCTGAGCCGCAGCGCCCTCCACAGGCAGAACCTGGCTAAGGCACGATTCTCCCCGGTAGACAAACGCTACGGCCACTTCAAGCAGCCCTGCCAGCGCCTGTACAACTACTAAACGGGAGGGATGCTTGTGAGAGGGCGTGTCTCAAGTTGCCTCCACCACAGCACAGTGTGCAGCACAGTGCCTTCACTCTGAAATACTCAGGTTTTCCACCATTGTTTCACCTCACATAGTTACTTCTGCATATCCACTCACCATGCAAAGCACATGAGATTCACCACTTCCTGCGCAGTAAAATGATCCAACGTCCACCAGATGaaccacagcagcacatgttTTTGTTGGGATTTGAATAAAGGCAACCTGCACTGTAACCCTCACATCTGAAACCACTGAGAACAACGAACCTCGATCTCCTGACATCACGAATGACACAGTCGACCCCTCAGGTTGGAAAGCAGtagtaacacacacagctacTTTCAAAGTAACGCCTTTGTACATTATCGAACGAGAACAGTGGAGTTGTTAGACTTGATTAGATTGATTAGATATACTGTAAGTAGGGGTAGAGCTAAGAGCTAGTTGGAGGTGTGTGAATGTTAttgtaaagtttgtttttttacttttacagtgtgtgacACTGATCCAAATCCAAACAGTAGACTACTTTGCTCTAAACGCTGATGCAGATGGATTATGGCACGTTTGGATTGGTTATTTCTTGGCTGTGTTCAGTATGTAAGGTATTATGTGCCTTAGCTTAAGACGTCCTTGTGACAAGTGTGTTAAAAGTTGATTTCATACCACACTGACTTGTACAGTATTCATGTTGTGCAAAAACATGAGCATACTCTGTGAACCTCCTAAGATcaatgttccttttgtttctaATTGAGTCTGAAGGAATAATGACAAACCTGTTCTTTGTATTGAGTCTACCATTTTGTACTTTTCAGCAAGTATTCCCTCTTTCATGTTTAAGTTCTTTCTAGACTCATGAGTGTAAATACATTGAATATTATGTTTTTCTATTTGTGGGTAtttataaaatgtacaaaaaaaatgcaaataaatcttGTTTTCTTAAGGTGgtggctgcatgtgttttaatgttgcattacacacagtgactgTACAGTGGAATTCAACATGTGTAAGGCACCGGGGCGATGACAGAAAACGTCTCATTTTAGAAGGTCGTGTCTCTTTCCCATGAACCTCTTCACTCGCTCGGGGTCGACCGCATTGGCCCAGTGGCCTCCCTCCTTGAAATGAGAGCCGATGATCATCCCGTTTGCATCAACGTAGCGTTCAATATTGTCATAGGTCACTCCAGAACCTATAAGCACTGGGATTCTCACAGACTGGGAGACCTCTGCAGAAGCAAAGAAACAGTGGAACAGTAGTAACTACAGgttcacctttttttgttgtgctgttCATGAATGCTGTTGATTAATGTCACCCACAGTGTGAGAGGGAACTAAGCAAAGAGAGgctgtgaaacacacagcaaacttTGGACAGAGTCGAGGCCAACCTCCACAGTGGCATGTGAGCTCCAGTATCACTCTGTCTGACCTCtgcctgcatgtttgtgttaaCTACACAgagagtgcatgtgtgagttTGTTCTCGAGTGTGACAGCACACACGTGTATGAATCCAAGGCTGGATGACTGTTCAGCTCAAAGTGCTTACAGTTTTATATGTCATGTTGGAGGCTCTGCTTAAAATAGGAGCAGCGGTGTTGCTATGAGACTGACATGGTCCAGACTTCAGACCCATCGACCCTCAGCAGATACTAACCAGGGTGCCTTTCAGCACTGCCTCCCTGGCCTGATTAAGTCACTGACTGAAGAAGTATTCAAATTCTGGTACaaaaccacaatgtaaaaatactttattgcaagtgaaaatcctgcattcagtgttttacttaagtaaaagtacagacaTAGTACCAGCTAAATATAGTCAAGTATTAAGAGTGCAGGAattcattatatatatatataaattgcCCCCCTTACAGAGTATTATTGGATCATTGTTGCCAATATGTATCACATCTAAACAACCAAAACGCATTGAAAATAAGCTAACAGtacttgttttgtgtttttaaatcatgtGTAGTAAAGTGAGTACATGCTGTATGTAAACCTGAGCCTATAGCTTAGTAACTATCGCTGGGTGATTCGCTGGCcaacaacaagctgtaaacatatTGACATATTAAACACCTTCTAAAGTTGATAATGCCAAGCTTATGATGTagcagttgcttatttacacatcctgTGAATAATGGAGTAACAGGAGCAttctttcagtctgtctggGGATTGTAAGACCAACCGTCACTTTCCTTTTACCTCGGTTTTGATCTCCACCAGCTACTGAGAAAGAAGATCTGCCTTGTCGGCTGCTAAAACGCTCCgctctgttcaccagctaacttcgtctgtgtgctgtgctgaGGTGGGTGTACAGCTGGCTTATCAGGGCtatttttaatggaaacagCCCCCTGCTGACACTGTACAAATGGAGCACCAGTTTGGCAGACTCGAACTCGAACATATTGTCATGGCCTCTGGTTTTAAGGGGCAGTTCGCACAAAGTTCTTCAGCATGTCTATGTTTTGTTGCTGGAGCAGCttacttaaacctgcattatGTTTGGTGCACAGGGGCAgtaaaacaagctgtaaaaacTATTTTGACACATTACCACCTGGTAAAGTATATGCAACATGAGAAATTCAGGTGTCTGACCATTTGACAAAAATAAGTACAACATTCACTGTCCTCTTGGCTCTGTCTTGATCTATTTCAATGCAATCGGGGTCTTAAACTGTTCAGTGCtctgctatgttcaccagctagtccctgactctgtctgctgtctggtgctgGGTAGGTAGTGTGCAAAGCGTTGTCACAGAGAATAGTGCAGGTGGAGAGGCGGGTGATGATTGATGAGCTGCAGACTGttcaaccaaaacaatgaacagaaagaGCTTTCCAGGCTCcgtggagctgaggggaactggaACTGGTTGATAATCATCTGTGGGTTGGTTACTACAAGACACACCTCTTACATTACTCATCATACAACGTGCATCCTATTTTTCATTGTTAACAGGCTTTTTACACCGCTGACATGTTTActtgtcacagtaggaaaagcacaggtgtcagTAATAACATCACCCACTGCTTTGTTCTATCCACTACTAGAGGGAAGAAGCAGACAAAAGTCTGCACAATATACGAATAGCTCTAACAGGCATTGT
Encoded here:
- the si:ch211-260e23.9 gene encoding si:ch211-260e23.9, encoding MIGKILSQLLGNAGEDFEADNDTYEELMEFEEGGWIIVNLPESELLSAPVVDPLENLLIEHPSMSVYQMRCRMGGAEEEELGSEEDEEDTTRPVAVRRHISWRLAAWGIPLPCNIHLLAVQRARAQAERKKLSRSALHRQNLAKARFSPVDKRYGHFKQPCQRLYNY